A section of the Carya illinoinensis cultivar Pawnee chromosome 12, C.illinoinensisPawnee_v1, whole genome shotgun sequence genome encodes:
- the LOC122288983 gene encoding thioredoxin-like 1-2, chloroplastic has translation MMAWSIKSFLYSDGLNLNETILRSKSISVCGFYPSFGSSPSRDSKPRALPVLGFDFMGKPLLVSNQKGHRRWSPKSSSNFSIHAQASICVSRNMRWWEKTLKPNMVEIQTAQELVDSLLNAGDRLVIVDFYSPGCGGCKALHPKICQLAELNPNAIFLKVNYEDLKPMCHGLHIHVLPFFRFYRGADGRLCSFSCTNATIKKFKDALAKHGTERCSLGPAKGFDDSELMKLASIGEVSVHSPLPSTKEGCLENLVVESKEFSGVLKRGNMETRKEMLC, from the exons ATGATGGCTTGGTCGATAAAGAGCTTTCTTTACTCAGATGGGTTGAATTTGAATGAAACTATTCTTCGCTCAAAATCTATAAGCGTTTGTGGGTTTTATCCGTCCTTCGGTTCTTCACCCTCTAGAGACTCAAAACCAAGAGCTTTACCAGTTTTGGGGTTTGATTTTATGGGAAAGCCCTTACTTGTCTCAAATCAAAAGGGTCATAGACGCTGGAGTCCCAAATCCTCGAGCAATTTCTCTATTCAT GCACAAGCATCAATCTGTGTAAGCCGAAATATGAGATGGTGGGAGAAAACTCTTAAACCCAACATGGTGGAGATTCAAACGGCGCAAGAACTTGTGGATTCGCTGCTTAATGCTGGTGATAGGTTGGTCATTGTCGACTTCTATTCACCTGGTTGTGGAGGCTGCAAAGCTCTCCATCCCAAG ATCTGTCAGCTGGCTGAGTTGAACCCTAATGCGATTTTTCTGAAAGTTAACTATGAGGATCTCAAGCCCATGTGCCATGGTCTCCACATTCATGTCCTTCCTTTCTTTAGGTTCTATAGAGGTGCAGATGGTCGTCTATGTAGCTTCAGCTGCACCAATGCCACA ATCAAGAAATTCAAAGATGCATTGGCAAAGCATGGGACTGAACGATGTAGTCTTGGGCCAGCAAAAGGTTTCGATGACTCTGAGCTAATGAAATTAGCATCCATTGGTGAAGTTTCAGTACACTCACCATTGCCATCCACCAAGGAAGGATGTTTGGAGAATTTGGTTGTGGAAAGCAAAGAATTCTCTGGTGTTCTGAAAAGAGGCAATATGGAAACCAGAAAGGAGATGCTTTGTTGA
- the LOC122289250 gene encoding uncharacterized protein LOC122289250 gives MEDLESIWKRLSLNEEENEAISVRIGGSMKLKKRGECSLIGKVCSNRTKGKDVVSATMSKIWKVSRPPVFTEIRTNVFIVTFATEGDKRRVLEGRPWLFDNLMFALKPFDGMTQPSKINFDLVSLWVHMHNLPLSYMEYSVGKEIGESIGKVEEVDAPKDDVGWGSYLRVKVEMDMRKAVARGRTIEVEGKKLWVPFTYEKLPKLCFKCGCIIHGEEGCTGGILSQAIEGERKTQFGPWLRASGGPRGNFKGWKGNTENEGGREEKKEKEVEKERSGEEGVEVKKDSVLREESGKIIMNEVGVIVEGNEGKDERNREEMNALGGAQMISEDEGRVNILERERRWKRRAKGKQKEEGIEGDQSVKKKREGGEVQEPEAKRVKKGEELVETDTHNVEVVAVKQPHLLQ, from the coding sequence ATGGAGGATTTGGAGAGCATTTGGAAGAGGCTGAGTTTGAATGAAGAGGAAAATGAGGCCATCAGCGTGCGGATTGGAGGCTCGATGAAACTGAAGAAGAGAGGAGAGTGCAGCTTGATAGGGAAGGTGTGCTCAAATCGCACTAAGGGGAAGGATGTGGTGAGTGCTACGATGTCCAAAATTTGGAAGGTAAGTAGACCTCCTGTGTTTACTGAGATTCGTACAAATGTTTTCATAGTTACATTTGCAACCGAGGGTGATAAGAGACGTGTGTTGGAAGGTCGCCCTTGGTTATTTGATAATCTGATGTTTGCATTGAAGCCGTTTGATGGAATGACTCAGCCATCTAAGATTAACTTTGATCTGGTATCTCTTTGGGTGCACATGCACAATCTGCCTCTGTCATATATGGAGTATAGTGTTGGGAAAGAAATTGGAGAATCCATAGGGAAAGTGGAAGAGGTGGATGCACCAAAGGATGATGTAGGGTGGGGGAGTTATCTGAGAGTAAAGGTGGAGATGGATATGAGAAAGGCAGTGGCGAGAGGGAGAACTATAGAGGTGGAAGGGAAGAAGCTATGGGTTCCTTTCACCTATGAAAAACTTCCTAAGCTGTGTTTCAAGTGTGGTTGTATTATCCATGGGGAAGAGGGATGTACAGGGGGTATACTGTCACAGGCTATAGAGGGGGAGAGGAAAACTCAATTTGGCCCTTGGCTTAGAGCTAGTGGAGGCCCTCGGGGGAATTTTAAGGGGTGGAAGGGGAATACAGAAAATGAAGGaggtagagaggaaaaaaaggagaaagaagtgGAGAAGGAGAGGAGTGGGGAAGAGGGAGTGGAGGTGAAAAAAGATTCTGTACTCAGAGAGGAGAGTGGGAAGATTATAATGAATGAAGTTGGAGTAATTGTGGAGGGGAATGAAGGGAAGGATGAAAGGAATCGAGAGGAAATGAATGCTTTGGGTGGTGCACAAATGATTAGTGAGGATGAGGGAAGAGTAAATATTCTGGAAAGGGAGAGGAGGTGGAAAAGAAGGGCAAAGGGTAAACAGAAAGAGGAAGGGATTGAGGGGGACCAAAGtgtcaagaaaaaaagagaagggggGGAGGTACAGGAACCAGAAGCAAAAAGAGTAAAGAAGGGAGAGGAGCTAGTGGAGACTGACACTCATAATGTTGAGGTGGTGGCTGTGAAGCAGCCCCACCTATTACAATGA
- the LOC122290166 gene encoding probable calcium-binding protein CML45, with protein MEKRAEDKTANTISFVGILLILVILNWDLLGLKELYSSFRIMLQTFIDLLRHAWRAVYAEAQIQRSLCSDENLEDGKPSREEEMMLAAQKIEEKKLSIGEVKMMMEKMVKNHEEMLSDEIAGLFEEEEPSPEEVKQAFDMFDENNDGFIDAWELGKVLYTLGLVEPSEAECQSMIIVFDDDGDGRIDFNEFVKLVEHSFN; from the coding sequence ATGGAAAAGAGAGCTGAAGATAAAACTGCCAATACCATCTCCTTCGTTGGCATTCTCTTAATTCTTGTAATACTCAACTGGGACCTCCTTGGACTCAAAGAATTGTACTCAAGTTTTCGGATTATGCTCCAAACTTTCATAGACTTGCTTCGCCATGCATGGAGGGCGGTTTATGCAGAAGCTCAAATTCAGAGATCACTTTGCAGTGATGAAAATTTGGAGGATGGGAAGCCATCCAGAGAAGAGGAAATGATGCTGGCAGCTCAGAAAATTGAGGAGAAAAAGCTGTCTATTGGAGAAGTGAAAATGATGATGGAGAAAATGGTAAAAAATCATGAAGAAATGCTATCAGATGAGATTGCAGGCCTCTTCGAGGAGGAGGAGCCAAGCCCTGAGGAAGTGAAACAAGCCTTTGATATGTTTGATGAGAACAATGACGGATTCATTGATGCATGGGAGTTAGGTAAAGTTCTCTACACACTCGGGCTTGTGGAGCCTTCGGAAGCAGAATGCCAGAGCATGATCATAGTCTTTGACGACGATGGAGATGGAAGGATAGATTTCAATGAATTTGTGAAACTTGTGGAGCACAGCTTCAACTAG
- the LOC122289251 gene encoding uncharacterized protein LOC122289251, producing MNILCWNCRGLGNPRTVQDLCSLAKDKRPKIMFLIETMIGTKKIEGIRRRVGYDQSFVVDSILDVELKKRWLFTGFYGHPETAKRKLSWNLLHMLKPEAEVPWCVAGDFNEIIYQTEKWGGGQREESQMRMFREAMEENELFDLGYSGGRYTWSNGHMDGTFVKERLDRCLANGKWNELYKEVMVEVLPARCSDHKPIMLHLSMNRINGPRKRIFRFEACWTKDVECEEDQAGIEEAFKKHFAEVLSLGEPTMDMIQAGTKFIKAKVKEPVTVGEFRPISLCNVLYKIMAKTLANRLKIGLPNVISYQQSAFIRGRLISDNILIAYELLHSMRNRKKGKEGSMAVKLDMSKAYDRVEWRRRLISDNILIAYELLHSMRNRKKGKEGSMAVKLDMSKAYDRVEWRYLEEVMNKLGFCDQWVQLIMRTVSTVSYSTLVNGRVGESFEPSRGIRQGDPLSPFLFVLCAEGLSSLINEAEKKGEVKGATVTRGGTAVTHLMFADDCILFCKANMREWRRVKELLKTYEAASGQCLNDQKT from the exons ATGAATATCCTatgttggaactgccgagggcttgggaaccctcggacagttcaggaTCTTTGCTCCCTAGCAAAGGATAAGAGGCCCAAGATCATGTTTCTAATTGAAACAATGATTGGTACTAAAAAGATTGAAGGTATTAGAAGAAGAGTGGGGTATGATCAGAGTTTTGTTGTGGATTCT ATCCTTGATGTGGAATTGAAAAAGAGATGGTTATTCACTGGCTTCTATGGCCATCCTGAAACAGCCAAGAGGAAGTTATCTTGGAATTTGTTGCACATGTTGAAACCAGAAGCAGAAGTTCCTTGGTGTGTGGcaggtgatttcaatgagatcATTTACCAAACCGAGAAATGGGGAGGAGGACAAAGGGAAGAGAGTCAGATGAGAATGTTTAGGGAGGCTATGGAGGAGAATGAGTTGTTTGATTTGGGCTATAGTGGAGGTAGATACACTTGGAGCAATGGCCATATGGATGGTACTTTTGTGAAAGAAAGGTTGGATAGATGCTTAGCAAATGGTAAGTGGAATGAGCTGTATAAGGAGGTGATGGTAGAGGTGTTACCTGCTAGATGCTCAGACCATAAACCGATTATGTTGCATTTATCTATGAATAGGATAAATGGACCAAGGAAAAGAATATTTCGGTTTGAAGCTTGCTGGACTAAGGATGTGGAGTGTGAGGAG GACCAGGCAGGGATTGAAGAGGCTTTTAAGAAGCATTTTGCAGAGGTTTTGTCATTAGGAGAACCAACTATGGATATGATCCAAGCTGGTACGAAGTTCATCAAAGCTAAG GTTAAAGAGCCTGTTACAGTGGGCGAATTCAGACCTATAAGCTTGTGTAATGTCTTATACAAGATAATGGCTAAGACACTAGCAAATAGGCTGAAAATAGGATTGCCTAATGTGATTTCTTACCAACAAAGTGCATTTATTAGGGGAAGATTGATTTCAGACAACATTTTAATAGCTTATGAGCTGTTGCATTCAATGAGAAATAGGAAAAAGGGGAAGGAGGGGAGTATGGCAGTCAAATTGGACATGTCCAAAGCCTATGACCGTGTAGAGTGGAG GCGAAGATTGATTTCAGACAACATTTTAATAGCTTATGAGCTGTTGCATTCAATGAGAAATAGGAAAAAGGGGAAGGAGGGGAGTATGGCAGTCAAATTGGACATGTCCAAAGCCTATGACCGTGTAGAGTGGAGGTACTTGGAGGAAGTGATGAATAAGCTGGGCTTTTGTGATCAGTGGGTGCAATTAATCATGAGAACTGTTTCAACTGTATCATATTCTACACTAGTTAATGGCAGAGTTGGTGAGAGTTTTGAGCCTTCAAGGGGGATcaggcaaggagatccattgTCTCCATTTCTGTTTGTACTTTGTGCTGAGGGGCTTAGTAGTCTAATCAATGAAGCTGAGAAGAAGGGGGAGGTGAAAGGGGCTACTGTAACGAGAGGGGGAACAGCTGTAACCCATCTAATGTTTGCAGATGACtgcattttattttgtaaagccAACATGAGAGAGTGGAGAAGAGTGAAGGAGTTGCTGAAAACATACGAGGCAGCTTCAGGTCAATGCTTAAATGATCAgaaaacttaa